From the candidate division Zixibacteria bacterium HGW-Zixibacteria-1 genome, one window contains:
- the thrC gene encoding threonine synthase, translated as MPSTNTAVKDLYCSKCNARHNMDEIHTLCPCGGPLMVDYDYRMAAELINPDSLRARPSVMWRYLEILPVKDMSNIVTLGEGGTPLLESVKIGDELGLKNLFFKDETVNPTGSFKARGLGMAVSRAKELGIKKLIIPTAGNAGSAVAAYAARAGIQCMIIMPKDVPAPFLVDGVYHGAQIELVDGSIKDCGIKAAEKVKKEGWFALATLKEPYRIEGKKTMGYELAEQFDYDLPDVIIYPTGGGTGLIGMWKAFDEMQKMGWIGPKRPRMVAVQADGCAPIPRAFEAGKEAADEWHNPHTLAAGLRVPGAVGDFLMLRAIRESGGTAVAVSDDEIMADTRALASHEGIFSSPEGGASLAALKKLLRSGFIKASDKIVIFITGSGYKYLDVLQEHMN; from the coding sequence ATGCCGTCAACCAATACCGCCGTCAAAGATCTTTACTGTTCCAAATGCAACGCCAGACATAATATGGATGAGATTCACACCCTGTGCCCGTGCGGCGGACCGCTTATGGTTGATTATGACTACCGAATGGCCGCCGAGCTGATCAATCCTGACAGCCTGCGGGCCCGCCCGTCGGTCATGTGGCGATATCTGGAAATTCTCCCGGTCAAAGATATGTCGAATATCGTGACGCTTGGTGAAGGCGGCACGCCGCTTCTGGAATCGGTCAAAATCGGCGATGAACTCGGGCTGAAAAATTTGTTCTTCAAAGACGAAACGGTTAACCCGACCGGCTCATTCAAGGCGCGCGGGCTGGGGATGGCGGTTTCCCGCGCCAAAGAACTGGGCATCAAAAAGCTGATTATCCCCACCGCCGGTAATGCCGGATCGGCGGTGGCGGCGTATGCCGCCCGGGCCGGGATACAATGCATGATTATTATGCCGAAAGATGTCCCGGCGCCGTTCCTGGTCGATGGAGTCTATCACGGGGCGCAAATAGAACTGGTTGACGGCAGCATCAAAGACTGCGGCATCAAAGCGGCCGAAAAAGTCAAGAAAGAGGGCTGGTTTGCCCTGGCTACACTCAAAGAACCATACCGCATCGAGGGCAAGAAAACGATGGGTTATGAACTGGCCGAGCAGTTCGACTATGATCTTCCGGATGTCATCATCTATCCGACCGGCGGCGGGACCGGGCTGATCGGGATGTGGAAAGCCTTCGACGAAATGCAAAAAATGGGCTGGATCGGCCCGAAACGGCCCAGAATGGTTGCAGTGCAAGCCGATGGGTGCGCACCGATTCCGCGCGCCTTCGAGGCCGGCAAAGAAGCGGCGGATGAATGGCACAACCCGCATACGCTGGCGGCCGGACTGCGCGTTCCGGGAGCGGTCGGCGATTTCCTGATGCTCAGGGCAATCCGCGAAAGCGGCGGGACGGCGGTAGCGGTCTCGGATGATGAAATCATGGCCGACACCCGCGCGCTGGCTTCGCACGAAGGAATCTTCTCTTCACCCGAAGGAGGCGCCTCGCTGGCGGCCCTGAAAAAACTTCTTAGATCCGGTTTTATAAAAGCTTCCGACAAAATTGTCATCTTCATCACCGGCAGCGGCTATAAGTATCTCGATGTTTTACAGGAGCATATGAATTGA
- a CDS encoding macrolide ABC transporter ATP-binding protein — MGSSWIKTIDLCRYYTRGRYEVRAVDNVSLSLEKGEFLAIVGASGSGKSTLLNLIAGLDSPTAGRIEFEGIALNSLSRKELASYRAHKVGMIFQSFNLMAHLTALENVERALFFNDTPRRRRKEMALEILDRLGMSDRIDHHPADLSGGEQQRVAVARALVKNPEILFADEPTGNLDRDNSIQIADLITDLNRRGLTIVMVTHDLDMAGSYAARMVRMNYGRVIDDSEAAK, encoded by the coding sequence ATGGGTTCAAGCTGGATTAAGACGATTGATCTCTGCCGCTATTATACGCGGGGGCGTTACGAGGTTCGGGCGGTGGATAATGTCAGCCTTTCATTGGAGAAGGGGGAGTTCCTGGCGATTGTCGGCGCTTCCGGATCAGGAAAATCGACGCTGTTAAATCTTATTGCGGGGCTTGACAGCCCGACGGCGGGCCGGATCGAATTCGAGGGAATCGCTTTGAACAGTCTCAGCCGCAAGGAGCTGGCATCATATCGCGCCCATAAAGTCGGCATGATATTTCAGTCCTTTAATCTGATGGCGCATTTGACGGCGCTGGAAAATGTCGAGCGGGCGCTTTTTTTCAATGATACACCACGGCGCAGGCGCAAAGAAATGGCTCTTGAGATTCTTGACCGGCTGGGCATGAGCGACCGTATCGATCATCACCCGGCCGATCTCTCCGGCGGCGAGCAGCAGCGGGTGGCGGTGGCGCGGGCGCTGGTCAAGAATCCGGAAATACTTTTCGCCGATGAGCCGACCGGCAATCTCGACCGGGACAACAGTATCCAGATAGCCGATTTGATAACCGATCTCAACCGTCGCGGGCTCACCATAGTCATGGTTACGCATGATCTCGATATGGCCGGCAGCTATGCGGCACGGATGGTACGTATGAATTACGGCCGGGTAATCGATGATTCGGAGGCGGCAAAATGA